One Asterias rubens chromosome 8, eAstRub1.3, whole genome shotgun sequence genomic window, aggacaggCTTGAATTTAGGgtaaaaatccacaagactgcagggcttgaaGAAAACTCCTATACAAGACCAGAACCTTAATGACTGACAAAACCTTTCTACAAAGTGTAACATGAAAACTGGtctaaaaaagagaaaaattatttcatttgtcTTGTGTGTAAAAATACATatttattcaaatgaaaaacacaagaccactgaGTTTACTGGCCAGGATTATGAGTTTACTGGCAAGGGGCTAAAGATTTTGGTCTtgggcctgcggtccagtgtaaaatttatGCCCTAAATTGGGTCAATACTTACCGTTGGTGAAGAGATTTATTCCACAATGTCCCACACAGGAGCAACATTGCAGCCCCATTTCCCATCGTCAGGATGTGCAATCTCTGCAGCGTGGTTGACGCCTGAAACGAGCCAACACTGGCCAcgcatagcgccctcaagatAAACATCCCGCGTTTAGATTGGACGGCGTTGTGAATCCTACTGCTGAAACAGAGTAGAGGCAGGAACCAGACCGCTGCATAGGCTTCATAACCAGTAACTTGTAGCTGGTTGAGGGGGTAGAACCAAATCATTGGGGCGAAGCCATGGAACAGCGACCAAAAAACGTATCCTGGAAAAGTAGTAAATATAATCCAGAGAAAATCACAACAACACGAACGagataaaataattttatactATAACCAAGTaaccaggggttgatttcacaaagagttattatAGTGAATGGATAACAGTTACGCAATAAATCATTAGGGCGTGTGCGCtggcaaaaaaaacacccttgttgcacaattttgtgtgctttcagaagcacGAGAAAAGCTTCACCTGAGTGAAGGATtcttatttgaatgagaaattacctcttttaaaaaaaaacattgttacttcagagggagctgttttttttatacaatgttttataataacaaaagctctcaattgctcattaccaagttaagtttttatgctaacaattatttattttttaataatcaccaatagtgtccagtgctggacactattggtaattgtcaaagaccagcagtattctcacttggtgcatcccgacatacacatacatgtatgcataaaataaccaacctatgaaaatttctgctcaattggtcatcaaagttgtaagagaataattaaagaaaaaaaacacccttgttgcacaattttgtgtgcattcagatgcatttaataaaaggcttcagctgaagtctgtatattatttgagtgagaaattacctctttctccacaACTACAGTACTtgagagggagttgtttctcacattgtttttactaacaacagctctccattgccccattaccaagtaagtttttatgctaattattattttcagtaattaccaatagtgtccactgtctttaaacctatTGTGTTAAGATGAAATTGCCAGGAAAGAATGTTCACTATCTTGATTGGATTTTTACAAGTGTCATCAAGATGACATAACAGCCTTGGCAGGTCTTTTATGCATCAGCAATAAACTAATAAAGCCAATGTACCATGACTCATTCTGTCCTTTACAAACAGGTGCCTGAGGAATGCATTATTGAATTACACTTTACTCCTAGCAATAATTGCAGGCAAGGTCTCTCTcattaaatttaaattgaggtgtggtttattttgttttttctttattccaGATACAACACaatgatatttgtttttttgctgaaTACAATTAGCTTTTTGGTCATTTCAAATGCTTTGATCCTTTCAACTCTACAGTCTTGACTTCCTGCGAGTGCGAATGTATGCGATATAAATTTTGACATCACTCACAACCTTGctcacagggcccaatttcatagcgctgcttaacggtaagcaaattttcacgcttactgtagcagaaacatTTGCTATGGTGCAAGTGTATTTTACAGggtagcagaaaaattaggtGGCCAAATTgcgcgtttaccatggatttgcattgtgacgtcatttagtttttcgtgcggtaagcaccggaaggttagcaagCCTTTTCATGAGCTCACATAACAGTTATTTTAGCAGCGCTATGatatggaaatcgcacagtaagcacaaaatcggccgctaagcagccctatgaaattcaGCCAAGGGCTGTTTAAGTGTTTAGTGTTTCGCAGTGAATGTTTCAACTTTCACAGGAGTTAGCACACCACAACGTATGCGTATTATTCGCTGCAAGTTCGtaacgtcaaaattcgtatcgcatatGATTATGAACTGggcgaattttttttttctgtaaaccaaaattgccactgtcgtatgACGTAGTGCTTTTTAAcgggaattttattttttataaattgatttaaataaaaggattccttttttaaaaaaagtatctggaatttttttgaggatggcagTTCTcaactacaaaacaaaaaattgctatTATTTTGGGCAactacaacttttttttttagcaaacagcgccctcactttactcactggcaacaacaaaaaacactgaCCGCAAGCGCAACTCACTGACTCACCCAAAATCGATTCCGAGAACACTTCTCTCAGAAAGCTTCGTGGGAAGACACGCATCCTTCGCGTCTCGACAGTTTCAGGGTTAGAGGGGAGTTCCTCTTTCTCATCATCACTGTCAAGGTATTCTTGCTCCATTTCTTCCGAAGGTGTTTCTTTCTCAATTTCTTTCGCACGTTTCGATGCGCTCCTGGTAGTCGCCATTTTAACAGAAAAACGCCCTCTGTCTGTCCGTCCGTCCGGCCGGTGGCATcaattacattttaattttgtccattaaaaatgcacagcgccctcaattaattttgtatcaaaaggcaaaaaacaaaatggcagctAACATCAGAGAATTATCGTTACGGTTTCACAAAATTGTTCAGGTAAGCCAGGCCATAATAAGTCTATGTCGTGATTTGTCTTGTTCAGTTGTTTTTGATTGCCCTGTTGTCATGATTAAAGTAAGTTTAGGTGCCGCCAACCAGCTCATGTTACGACGAATATGTATGAATGTTTATCCAATCCAAcaaacggaaaagtttccgtatggcgccaccactttttcactcgatatgaaataatatagtatctaatttacctcaatgagatatccctttttgtaaaaatgagtgaaaaagtggtggcgccatacggaaagttatcccaacaAACAAGCAAGTTTAAGTTATTCACGCCGGTTCGGTGTTTGGACGTGTAAGGATGGGCGGGGCGCGGAGGGGGGAGGCGTGGGTAAGTTTGGATTTTCAGGCTAGTTTAGTTGTAATTGTAGCCCATAGTTTGGCAAAGAGTTTGCCAAGCTGAGTTAATGTTTGAAAGGTTTAACctcatgtttttaaagtaatttttctaTAGCTAGTCTGTCTCAACTCAAGACTCACTCAAGCAAGTCAAgtcaaaacacaattttttggtttgttgattatttatgaataaatgtTGGGCACGATCGCTCAATCTGCGTCGATCGCGTTGCGCTGATGAAAGATCTATTGGTCGCGCAGCAATCGTTTGATCATGCAACAATCGctcgatcgcgcaacaatcggtcgattGCACAACGTACATCTTATCTTTGCGCGATGGACCGATCGCACTGCTAGTATTTTTTGCGCGATCAGCCGATCGTGCAGGAAAGGCTTTGTGTGGATCTACCGATCGTGCGAGAATGGGTTTGCGCAATCGACTGATCGTGCAGGAAAAGTTTTGCGCGATCGACCAATCGTGCAGGAAATGCAAATGGGTTTGCGTGATCAAACGATGGTTGAAGTTTAATTGATCATGCTTCAGGAATGGCTTTGCGCTATCGGCCATTGTACAGGAATTGTTGTGCGCAATCCGCCTATCGTGCAGGTTAACCATGcctgcacaatcggccgatcgcgccTAATAATTCCGGCACAATCTCCTGATtgcgcaaaaccattcctgcacaatcggccgatTGCGctaaaccattcctgcacaatcgacCGATCGCGctaaaccattcctgcacaatcggccgatcgcgcTAAACCACTCCTGCACAATCGACCGATTGCGCCGAGCCATTTCTGCCAgatcggttgatcgcgcatGCTTCTTGGCGAATGTTGTGCGATCGACCAATTGTTctgcgatcgaccgattgttctgcgatcgaccgattgttgccGTTGGTCCGATTGATTTTTcaatagcgcagcgcgatcggttgatcgcgcagTTTGACCGATCGTGCCCaacataaatacaaataaatattaaataaaaaaattaaattagtcTAGCCTGCAGTGCTACATTGTATGCTATAGCTCTATAACTTTATAGaatttaaataaacaattgttGGTATGAGAGAGGttggctgttgtcagcttggCTTAAGCATGTTAaagggagtttgccgagttcccttatcatacatgtaattgcaataacgtaaccctcctaaATTTGCtaaatttttaccactttcaaaaatcatgacacaaattctagggacacaaacttaatcctcaatgtctaatgaacaacactcaaaaacacaattgagaaaatatgttgaagaaggacaaaaacttaccagatccctgagcgaaacagtcacaaatttccctGAAATTCCATAACAAACAAATAGCCTGAACCGCCATCTGAATGCAAGGATGTGCCcctctaaataaaaaaatgaaaacatgaaCTACTTGACTGTTTTATTACAGTTTCTAAGACCAGGGTCGTGTTTTGGCATCCAAGGAAGCCTAAACCTAACAAGGCAGTGCTCATCTTTGACACCCAGACCACCATCTTCAGAAGGAGCACTTGAGGAAGATGAGGATAGACCCCACATGCTCCATGTAGTATGGAGAACACGCTCTTTAAAGAGGAGACCTTATTGGGAGAGGAAAATCATCCAGCAACTAATGCTACAGAGGGTAAATATTTGTCTGTCCTTACGCCCCTGGTGTTTAATTTCCCTATTATTGGTCCGTTAGCCATGTGGCCTAGTGTTGTAAAATCAGCATATATTAGTGGCTGCAACATtacattcatgacattgtttatgTAGCAGATGAAGTATTTTCAATGCTCATTTCAAATACTCTGGGCTTGACTGAGTAAAACTCgtttatgcatgttttttttcaaaagtacaggtttttaattaaaattcatATTTTGGGTACAGTTTTGAGATCCCAGAGGTTGGCATGTTTGCGGTATATCCATTGCTTACCACAGGTTTTTCATACCAATCTTATCCAAGTCCAAAGATATTCGTGTGGAATGACGTACTTGTAGGAGAAGAGGAAACTTAAGAATTTTGGCTGCATGTTAGGTCAAACAACCACATAAAATACTCTGCAAAGTTGAGCATGTCTTTTGCATTGCTCAGTCATATATGGTGACCATTGCAGTGAAATTAAACTCTGAAGACATTTGATGAAAGTAAAGGAATGTGAACACAATCGTGTCAATCTTATCCGAGGAGATCAAACTTTCTGGTGTTAAATTACCCAAGTATCAAGAGTCTTTCTTTTGAAACTGTTTCGATAATGTTTCCTTGGAATGGAATGCCATGATTAAAGGGGTGCAGACATCAGGACACCAATTTTATACTAAAGCTGTTATTTTTCCTCGCcctccacctctaggaccctggttcaaatcacGTCGGGATACAACAtgtgtggattaggttttctgAGTCCctctgactgcatgggttttcccttaGATAATTCTCTGGAGTGTTCCTCCCACAACTCAACCTGAAACTTCCTTGTCTAACTCCTTTGTCTAGTAAAGTGATTTAATAGTTCATTTTCTGGGTCTtttgcttcacaaccagaaagaaatgaagtgaaatgaaatgtttttgcACTGCAAATCTACATTTCTTTGATGGTGTTCATAAAATGTTGGCAAATGGAGACGGACAAAATAAAATGCCATTCAAAATAACCAATAACAAACCAAAGCTCAATCCATACTTAATTACATATGATTTGATTATTGATGCTTCTACTTCATTCGTTTTAATTAATCAATTTTTCGTTCTCCTTTCAAAATTGACAGAACGACTTTCCTGTTGTCCACAAAAACATAGAAAGTGTCAACATTCTCCTCCGTAAAGTGCGACATCTGATACGCGTCAAACCGCTTAGCCTCAAATACGGTCTGCCAAACGGAGACTACAGTTCCACCCTCCTCAAATGGAATGGAGAGTTCATTGTGAATAGGAAACTTGATAACATTGGACACGAAATACCAGCTGGAAAAGAGACTAGTGAATCAAGCAAAGACAATTTGACTGAGGAGGAGAGTTTAAGATGATGATCTCCTAcaattcaattttttgtttgtttttgtaaatggtTATGTGGAGGGTCAGGCGAAGCGGAATTCCTTACTAtttcaagatg contains:
- the LOC117293889 gene encoding 39S ribosomal protein L30, mitochondrial-like, which produces MAANIRELSLRFHKIVQFLRPGSCFGIQGSLNLTRQCSSLTPRPPSSEGALEEDEDRPHMLHVVWRTRSLKRRPYWERKIIQQLMLQRNDFPVVHKNIESVNILLRKVRHLIRVKPLSLKYGLPNGDYSSTLLKWNGEFIVNRKLDNIGHEIPAGKETSESSKDNLTEEESLR